The genomic interval TTATAAAATAGGGTCCCCACAATCCGGGATAGGGTTGTGTAGCGTAAATATGAGTATTAATATTGAGATTGGAGAAAAGGTTAGATTTGAAGGTTTTTTCGGTATTATAGAAGAGTTGGTGGTAGAGTATAAGGAAGAAGACTGTAGATGTTATAATAAATTTTTCCCTATAAAACATATTAAATTTTTATCTATACAAAAGGATTACATTGAATATGAGGTTCATAGCTATTAAAGGTAAATTTCCATCTAAAAGCAGGTAATTGTTCTTTAAAAGAGAAGTAATACAGTAGAAAATATTGAATTTTAAGATGATGCACATATGGATAAAAGGCGGTGAAAAAATGCCTAGAAAAAAACTTACACTGATTACAGGCACAGAACAAACAAGACTAACCCTAACAAAACAGCTACAGGAATATCTCTCAGATATGGTAACGATCAAGAGCTATGCCATCGATGAGGGAATACCCAATAGGGTTACAGAGGGTTTGGTTGTTTTGTCTAGTTATCTTGTTCAGGAGGAATTAATGAATTTGGAGCTACTGGGGGATGGGTGCGACATCGTCGTTGCCCAAAGAACCATCAGCTATGATTGTATAGACGAAATTGTTCTGCTTCCTAAGGGAAGGGAGGTACTATTTGTTAACGACGCCCAAGCCTCTGCCCATGAAGGGATTTATATCCTCCAAAAGCTTGGGGTGGATTACTTAAAGTTTACACCCTATTTTCCCGGGATGGATGAAGTAAAGACGGATATAGATATTGCCATTACCCCTGGGGAGATAGACAAGGTTCCCAGCTTTATTAAAAAGATTGTGGATATAGGACCGAGGATTATGGATTTTACCACCATCACAAAAATCCTATATCAACTTAACCTTCTAGATTATAAGGCGGAGGATTTATCCGATAAATATTTAGAAAAAATTATTAATATGGCAAAGCGCTTAGCACAATTTACCAATGAAATAGCCCATCTCAATGAACATCTAAGCCTTGTACTAGATGGCTTAAATGATGGGCTGTTGGTCTATGATTTACAGGGCTCCATCAGTGTTTTAAATGAGAATTTGAAAAGGATGTTGAAGATTGCTAATAGCAATCCTACTGGGAAAAATACAAAAGAAGTTATCTATAACAAAGCCCTGTTGAGATTTCTAATGGATAAGTCTATAGAGGGGGACAAAATCTTTTCTCTAGACGGTCTAGAAATTCTTATCAGAAAGCTATATCTATCCAATAGCAATCATATTATAGCTACCTTTAAAAGCATTAAGGAAACAATGGAAACCAATGATAGAATCAAGCAGGAGCTGATGAAAAAGGGTCACTATGCCAAATACACCTTTGAAGATATTATAGGAGGTAGTAATAAAATCATCAAAGTAAAACAAATTGCTCAAAAGCTTTCCACTACAGATTTAACCATATTAATTGAAGGAGAAAGTGGGACGGGGAAGGAACTGTTTGCCAGCGCTATCCATCATGCGTCCAAAAGGAAAAAAGGACCTTTTTTAGCAGTAAACTTTAGTTCTCTTCCAGATGAACTGATAGAAAGTGAATTATTTGGCTATGAAGAAGGAGCCTTTACTGGTGCCAAAAAAGGTGGTAAGGCAGGGATATTTGAGGAGGCTGATGGAGGTACGATTTTTCTAGATGAAATTGGTGATATCTCCATGAAGGTACAGGCTAGACTTTTAAGGGTATTACAGGAAAAAGAAGTAATGCGGATTGGCGGTCACCATATTAAATCTGTGGATGTAAGAATAATTGCTGCCACCAATAGAGATTTATCCCAGATGGTTAAGGAGAAGTCCTTTAGAGAGGATTTATATTATCGCTTGAAAATGGGGTACATGAAGCTCCCACCACTACGGGAAAGAAAAGAAGATCTCCAGCTCCTCATTGATTATTTTATCAAGATTGAGTCGGGGGAAAGCATTGTTATCCAAGAAGATGCCTTAGGAAAGCTATTTAAGTATGATTGGTACGGTAATGTAAGGGAGTTGGAAAATATTTTAAGTTATATGCTGGCGGTAAGAGAAAATAATCACTTAACTATAGAGGATATTCCCGACAAGGGCTTTTTCATAACCACCTCCAATCATGGAAAGGAACTAGAAAAAGAGCCTCCACCGGTATTAAAAGAAGATATGGTATATTTATTAAAGAAAATATACGAATTGAATCAAAAAAAACTACTGGTGGGACGAGAAAAACTGGCGGAAGTCAGTAAAATCACCTCCTACCCCATGACCCCAGCCCAAATCCGAGGGAGACTAGATGAACTTGAAAGACTTGATTTTATCAAGAAAAAAAGAGGTAAGCATGGAACCATTGTAACTCAGAAGGGAGAAAAATATTTAATGGCACTATTTGGCGATGAATTGGCTTTGTAATGGTGACCGTTTAAACCTCAAATAGAATGAGGAACTAGGAAAACAAATAATATTCCCATGAATATATAAATAATAAATCTATTTTAAACCTATTAAATGATTATTGTTTTAACTGTTTGACACAAAGTAAACCTTTTGATAAATAAAGGGAAACTTTGTGTCAATTTATTGGCATGAAAAATGCATGTATATAGAAGAGCAAAGGCTTTATCTATTATTTTTAAAGAATAGGCTATGTTAAAGATAGATGTTGATATTGTATAAATAAAATCATGACAAGATACTGAGTAATTGTCACTCTGAGGATAACGAAGAGTCTTAGATCCTTCCACTGCCTCAGGATGCCAGAATCCAAGAATTCATACAATGCTAAAATCAACAATAGTGTTTAACAGAGCCAAAGAATAAAGGGGGGTTCCTTCATGTCAACAGAAGTAAAAGATGTAAAAGCAAAAAAAAGAAGTTGGGATATGCCAGATAGCTACGTTATCATTTTCTTTGTAGTTGTTTTGGCAGCATTATTAACTTATGTTATTCCTTTAGGGCAGTTTGATGTACTTTATAGGGCCTATGATCCTGAAGGCAATGTGGTGGCGGAGGTTATAGATGGAGAAGTAGTGGAATTTACAGTGAACAATGCAGCCTATAGGATTGATGCATCAGGAGATAGGACGGAGATTTATAAAGCAGGGGAAGAAGATTCTATCGGGAATATACGAAAAAATAGAGCAAGAGCTGTGGAAGTAACAGAGGGGGAAACAGTACAATTTACAGCCCTACAGGAGTATGGCGAATATATCTCTTCTGGAGAGAAGCAAGGTATTAAGCTTTTTGAAAAATGGGGTGGTGTAGGTTTCTTAA from Natronincola ferrireducens carries:
- a CDS encoding sigma-54 interaction domain-containing protein, encoding MPRKKLTLITGTEQTRLTLTKQLQEYLSDMVTIKSYAIDEGIPNRVTEGLVVLSSYLVQEELMNLELLGDGCDIVVAQRTISYDCIDEIVLLPKGREVLFVNDAQASAHEGIYILQKLGVDYLKFTPYFPGMDEVKTDIDIAITPGEIDKVPSFIKKIVDIGPRIMDFTTITKILYQLNLLDYKAEDLSDKYLEKIINMAKRLAQFTNEIAHLNEHLSLVLDGLNDGLLVYDLQGSISVLNENLKRMLKIANSNPTGKNTKEVIYNKALLRFLMDKSIEGDKIFSLDGLEILIRKLYLSNSNHIIATFKSIKETMETNDRIKQELMKKGHYAKYTFEDIIGGSNKIIKVKQIAQKLSTTDLTILIEGESGTGKELFASAIHHASKRKKGPFLAVNFSSLPDELIESELFGYEEGAFTGAKKGGKAGIFEEADGGTIFLDEIGDISMKVQARLLRVLQEKEVMRIGGHHIKSVDVRIIAATNRDLSQMVKEKSFREDLYYRLKMGYMKLPPLRERKEDLQLLIDYFIKIESGESIVIQEDALGKLFKYDWYGNVRELENILSYMLAVRENNHLTIEDIPDKGFFITTSNHGKELEKEPPPVLKEDMVYLLKKIYELNQKKLLVGREKLAEVSKITSYPMTPAQIRGRLDELERLDFIKKKRGKHGTIVTQKGEKYLMALFGDELAL